One segment of Mycolicibacterium baixiangningiae DNA contains the following:
- the ybeY gene encoding rRNA maturation RNase YbeY gives MSIEVSNESGIDVSEEELISVARFVIDKMNVNPAAELSMVLLDTSAMADLHMRWMDLPGPTDVMSFPMDELEPGGRPDAPEPGPAMLGDIVLCPEFAAKQAETAGHSMGHELALLTVHGVLHLLGYDHAEPDEEKEMFALQRELLGEWVADQVEAYHLDRQTERDRRLLDKSRYFDE, from the coding sequence ATGAGTATCGAGGTGTCCAACGAATCGGGCATCGACGTCTCCGAAGAGGAGTTGATCAGCGTCGCCCGATTCGTCATCGACAAGATGAACGTCAACCCCGCCGCCGAGTTGTCGATGGTGCTGCTCGACACGTCGGCGATGGCCGACCTGCACATGCGTTGGATGGACCTGCCCGGGCCCACCGACGTGATGAGCTTCCCGATGGACGAGCTCGAACCCGGCGGGCGCCCCGACGCGCCGGAACCGGGTCCCGCGATGCTCGGTGACATCGTGTTGTGCCCCGAGTTCGCCGCGAAACAGGCGGAGACCGCGGGCCATTCGATGGGCCACGAACTGGCGCTGCTGACCGTGCACGGCGTACTGCACCTGCTGGGCTACGACCACGCCGAACCCGACGAGGAGAAAGAGATGTTCGCGTTGCAACGTGAACTGCTCGGCGAATGGGTGGCCGACCAGGTCGAGGCATATCACCTCGACCGTCAGACCGAACGGGACCGGCGGCTGCTGGACAAGTCCCGGTACTTCGACGAATGA
- a CDS encoding hemolysin family protein, translating to MSGLPQLIGAIALVAFGGLFAAIDAALSTVSMARVEELVRDERPGAVRLSRVMNERPRYINLIVLLRITCEVTATVLLVAYLDGHLGVSWGLTAAAGIMVVASFVAVGVGPRTIGRQNAYPIALYTALPMQAISTLLTPISRLLVLIGNALTPGRGFRNGPFASEIELREVVDLAQQRGVVADDERRMIQSVFELGDTAAREVMVPRTEMVWIESDKTAGQATSLAVRSGHSRIPVIGENVDDVVGVVYLKDLVQQTYYSVNGGRDTTVVQVMRPAVFVPDSKPLDELLREMQRDRYHMALLVDEYGAIAGLVTIEDVLEEIVGEIADEYDTDEVAPVEELGNREYRVSARLPIEDLGELYDIEFAEDLDVDTVGGLVAFELGRVPLPGAEVTWDGLRLKAEGGPDHRGRVRIGTVLVSPTEPEPDDENEREERGD from the coding sequence ATGAGCGGACTTCCCCAGCTGATCGGCGCCATCGCACTCGTCGCATTCGGCGGTCTGTTCGCGGCGATCGACGCCGCCCTGAGCACGGTGTCGATGGCCCGCGTCGAAGAACTCGTGCGCGACGAACGTCCAGGCGCCGTGCGGTTGTCGCGGGTGATGAACGAGCGGCCCCGCTACATCAACCTCATCGTGCTGCTGCGGATCACCTGCGAGGTGACCGCCACGGTGCTGCTGGTCGCCTACCTCGACGGCCACCTCGGCGTGAGCTGGGGGTTGACCGCGGCCGCGGGCATCATGGTGGTCGCCAGCTTCGTCGCCGTCGGCGTCGGGCCGCGCACCATCGGGCGGCAGAACGCCTATCCCATCGCTTTGTACACCGCCCTACCGATGCAGGCGATCTCGACGTTGCTCACCCCGATCAGCCGCCTGCTGGTGTTGATCGGAAACGCCCTCACCCCGGGTCGCGGGTTCCGCAACGGTCCGTTCGCCTCGGAGATCGAACTGCGGGAGGTCGTCGACCTCGCGCAGCAGCGTGGGGTGGTGGCCGACGACGAGCGCCGGATGATCCAGTCGGTCTTCGAACTCGGCGACACCGCCGCGCGCGAGGTGATGGTGCCGCGCACCGAGATGGTGTGGATCGAAAGTGACAAAACGGCCGGCCAAGCCACCTCACTCGCGGTGCGCAGCGGGCACTCCCGCATCCCGGTCATCGGGGAGAACGTCGACGACGTCGTCGGGGTGGTGTACCTCAAAGACCTTGTCCAGCAGACGTACTACTCGGTCAACGGCGGCCGTGACACCACCGTCGTGCAGGTGATGCGCCCCGCGGTGTTCGTACCGGACTCCAAACCGCTCGACGAACTCCTGCGGGAGATGCAGCGCGACCGCTACCACATGGCGTTGCTGGTCGACGAGTACGGCGCGATCGCCGGGCTGGTGACGATCGAAGACGTGCTCGAGGAGATCGTGGGCGAGATCGCCGACGAGTACGACACCGACGAGGTGGCGCCCGTCGAGGAACTGGGCAACCGGGAGTACCGGGTGTCTGCGCGGCTGCCGATCGAGGATCTCGGCGAGCTCTATGACATCGAGTTCGCCGAAGATCTCGACGTCGACACCGTCGGCGGCCTGGTCGCCTTCGAACTCGGCCGCGTGCCGCTACCCGGGGCGGAGGTCACCTGGGACGGGTTGCGCCTCAAGGCCGAGGGCGGCCCCGACCATCGCGGCCGGGTGCGGATCGGCACCGTCCTGGTCAGCCCCACCGAACCCGAACCCGACGACGAGAACGAACGCGAGGAGCGCGGTGACTGA
- a CDS encoding cytidine deaminase: MTELDPEDDKLVVLARGAMARAEAASGAAVRDLDGRTYAGAPVGLTALPLTALQAAVAAAVSSGAAGFEAAVLVGGSADDAGVAAVRELSAGAAVILTDRAGTVVA, translated from the coding sequence GTGACTGAACTCGACCCCGAGGACGACAAACTCGTGGTGCTGGCTCGCGGCGCCATGGCGCGTGCCGAGGCAGCCAGCGGCGCGGCGGTCCGCGACCTCGACGGTCGTACCTATGCAGGTGCCCCCGTCGGGCTGACCGCGCTGCCGCTCACCGCGCTGCAGGCCGCGGTGGCCGCGGCGGTGTCGAGCGGCGCCGCGGGATTCGAGGCGGCGGTGCTGGTCGGCGGCTCAGCCGACGATGCGGGAGTGGCCGCCGTGCGTGAGTTGTCCGCCGGTGCCGCGGTGATCCTCACCGACCGTGCCGGGACGGTGGTCGCGTGA
- the era gene encoding GTPase Era, with the protein MSEFRSGFVCFVGRPNTGKSTLTNALVGAKVAITSNRPQTTRHTIRGIVHREDFQIILVDTPGLHRPRTLLGQRLNDLVKNTYSEVDVICLCIPADEPIGPGDRWIHEQIRAVAPRTTLVALVTKIDKVPKDRVAAQLMAVSELVGEDAEIVPVSATTGEQLDVLTDVLAGKLPPGPAFYPDGELTDEPEETLMAELIREAALEGVRDELPHSLAVVIDEVTPREGRDDLIDVHAILYVERDSQKGIVIGKGGARLREVGTAARAQIEKLLGTKVYLDLRVKIAKNWQRDPKQLGRLGF; encoded by the coding sequence GTGAGCGAATTCCGTTCCGGCTTCGTGTGTTTCGTCGGCAGGCCGAACACCGGCAAGTCAACGCTGACCAACGCGCTCGTCGGCGCCAAGGTGGCGATCACGTCGAACCGGCCGCAGACCACCCGGCACACCATCCGCGGCATCGTGCACCGCGAGGACTTCCAGATCATCCTGGTCGACACCCCGGGGCTGCACCGGCCGCGGACCCTGCTCGGTCAGCGGCTCAACGACCTGGTGAAGAACACCTACTCCGAGGTCGACGTGATCTGCCTGTGCATCCCCGCCGACGAGCCCATCGGGCCGGGGGACCGGTGGATCCACGAGCAGATTCGGGCCGTCGCGCCGAGGACCACGCTGGTCGCGCTCGTCACCAAGATCGACAAGGTGCCCAAGGACCGGGTCGCCGCCCAGCTGATGGCGGTCAGTGAACTGGTGGGCGAAGACGCCGAGATCGTCCCCGTGTCGGCGACCACCGGGGAACAACTCGACGTGCTGACCGATGTGCTCGCCGGGAAGCTACCGCCCGGGCCGGCCTTCTACCCCGACGGCGAACTGACCGATGAACCCGAGGAAACACTGATGGCCGAACTCATCCGCGAGGCCGCTCTCGAAGGTGTGCGCGATGAACTGCCGCACTCACTCGCGGTGGTCATCGACGAGGTGACTCCGCGCGAGGGTCGTGACGACCTGATCGATGTGCACGCCATCCTCTACGTCGAGCGGGACAGTCAGAAGGGCATCGTGATCGGCAAGGGCGGTGCACGGCTGCGTGAAGTCGGCACGGCCGCGCGTGCGCAGATCGAGAAGCTCCTCGGCACAAAGGTCTACCTCGACCTCCGGGTAAAGATCGCCAAGAACTGGCAGCGAGACCCCAAACAGCTTGGGCGCCTGGGCTTTTAG
- a CDS encoding amidase, with translation MLDSPVSRPPRTAFPTLTDQLYQLASGAVTSVDLVGRSLDAITASQPSLNAFRVVLTEQARTDAARADRVRAAGGQQPLLGIPIAVKDDVDIAGVPTRFGADGAVHPAREDSEAVRRLRAAGAVIVGKTNTCELGQWPFTTGPAFGHTRNPWSRDHTPGGSSGGSAAAVAAGLVTAAIGSDGAGSVRIPAAWCHLVGIKPQRGRISTWPLPEAFNGITVNGVLARTVTDAALVLDAASGNAPGDLHRPAPVQVSDYVARAPGTLRVAMSTKFPFTVFRAKLHPEIRAAMHTVAGQLRELGHTVRPLNPDYTVGMSWNFLSRSTSGLLDWVERLGPGVELDKRTKANLRTGRLLSEHVLRKARAREAAAHQRIGWIFNIADVVLAPTTALPAPPVDAFDRRGGLSTDRAMIKACPVTWPWNLLGWPSINVPAGFTKEGLPIGVQLMGPEASEPLLISLAAELEAINGWATRQPPAWWTTSS, from the coding sequence ATGCTCGACTCGCCCGTCTCCCGCCCGCCCCGCACCGCCTTCCCGACCCTGACCGACCAGCTGTATCAGTTGGCCAGTGGTGCGGTCACCTCGGTCGACCTGGTTGGTCGATCGCTGGATGCCATCACCGCCAGCCAGCCCTCCCTCAACGCCTTTCGGGTGGTGCTGACCGAGCAGGCCCGGACCGACGCCGCGCGAGCCGACCGCGTGCGCGCCGCCGGTGGGCAGCAGCCGCTGCTCGGCATCCCCATCGCCGTCAAGGACGACGTGGACATCGCCGGGGTACCCACCCGCTTCGGCGCCGACGGCGCCGTACACCCGGCGCGGGAGGACTCCGAGGCGGTGCGCCGACTGCGGGCCGCCGGTGCGGTCATCGTCGGCAAGACCAATACATGCGAACTCGGTCAGTGGCCCTTCACCACTGGGCCGGCGTTCGGCCACACCCGCAATCCGTGGTCGCGCGACCACACTCCCGGCGGCTCGTCGGGCGGTAGTGCCGCAGCCGTGGCGGCCGGCCTGGTGACCGCGGCGATCGGCTCCGACGGCGCGGGCAGCGTGCGCATTCCCGCGGCCTGGTGCCATCTGGTCGGCATCAAACCGCAGCGCGGCCGCATCTCCACCTGGCCGCTGCCGGAAGCGTTCAACGGCATCACCGTCAACGGCGTGCTGGCGCGTACCGTCACCGACGCCGCACTCGTACTCGACGCGGCGTCGGGCAATGCACCCGGGGACCTGCACCGGCCCGCACCGGTCCAGGTGTCGGACTATGTCGCACGCGCACCAGGCACGCTGCGGGTCGCGATGTCGACGAAGTTCCCGTTCACGGTGTTCCGGGCGAAACTGCACCCCGAGATCCGCGCCGCGATGCACACCGTCGCCGGCCAACTGCGCGAACTCGGCCACACCGTCCGGCCCCTCAACCCCGACTACACCGTCGGGATGTCGTGGAACTTCTTGTCGCGCTCCACATCCGGGTTGCTGGACTGGGTCGAGCGGCTCGGCCCCGGCGTGGAGTTGGACAAGCGCACGAAGGCGAACCTGCGCACCGGCCGGCTGCTGTCCGAACACGTTCTACGCAAGGCGCGGGCCCGGGAGGCCGCGGCGCATCAGCGAATCGGGTGGATCTTCAACATCGCCGACGTGGTGCTGGCACCGACCACCGCCCTACCCGCACCGCCCGTCGATGCCTTCGACCGGCGCGGAGGGCTTTCCACCGACCGCGCGATGATCAAGGCCTGCCCGGTGACCTGGCCGTGGAATCTGCTGGGCTGGCCGTCGATCAACGTGCCCGCCGGCTTCACGAAAGAAGGCCTTCCGATCGGCGTCCAGCTGATGGGCCCGGAGGCCAGCGAGCCCCTGCTGATCTCGCTGGCCGCCGAACTCGAGGCGATCAACGGGTGGGCGACGCGCCAACCTCCGGCGTGGTGGACCACGTCGTCCTGA
- the recO gene encoding DNA repair protein RecO: MRLYRDRAVVLRQHKLGEADRIVTLLTRDHGLVRAVAKGVRRTRSKFGARLEPFAHIDVQLHPGRNLDIVTQVQAIDAFASDIVSDYGRYTSACAVLETAERLAGEERAPMPALHRLTVGALRAVADGNRPRELVLDAYLLRAMGIAGWAPALTECARCATPGPHRAFHVAAGGSVCVHCRPSGSVTPPQGVLDLMTALHDGDWPAAEASPSSHRSQASGLVAAHLQWHLERQLRTLPLVERVYRVDHVVAEHRVSLLRQDVHRGDEPGDQLAAGS, from the coding sequence ATGCGGCTGTACCGGGACCGCGCGGTCGTGCTGCGCCAACACAAGCTGGGCGAAGCCGACCGGATCGTCACTCTGCTGACCCGTGACCACGGCCTGGTCCGCGCGGTCGCCAAAGGGGTGCGCCGTACCCGCAGCAAGTTCGGTGCACGGCTGGAACCGTTCGCCCACATCGACGTCCAACTACATCCGGGCCGCAACCTCGACATCGTCACGCAGGTACAGGCGATCGATGCGTTCGCCTCCGACATCGTCAGCGACTACGGCCGCTACACGTCGGCCTGCGCGGTGCTCGAGACCGCCGAGCGCCTCGCCGGTGAGGAGCGCGCCCCGATGCCTGCCCTGCACCGGTTGACCGTCGGCGCGCTGCGCGCGGTCGCCGACGGCAACCGCCCCCGCGAACTGGTGCTCGACGCGTACCTGTTGCGTGCCATGGGAATCGCGGGCTGGGCGCCGGCACTGACCGAATGCGCCCGCTGCGCCACCCCCGGCCCGCACCGGGCGTTCCACGTCGCGGCAGGTGGCAGCGTGTGTGTGCACTGCCGGCCATCGGGGTCGGTGACTCCGCCGCAGGGTGTGCTGGACCTGATGACGGCGCTGCACGACGGCGACTGGCCGGCCGCCGAGGCGTCCCCGTCGTCGCACCGCAGCCAGGCCAGCGGACTGGTGGCCGCCCATCTGCAGTGGCACCTGGAACGGCAGTTACGGACATTGCCGCTGGTGGAGCGCGTCTACCGGGTCGATCATGTGGTCGCTGAGCACCGGGTTTCGCTGTTGCGGCAGGATGTGCACCGTGGTGACGAACCGGGTGACCAGCTCGCGGCGGGGAGCTGA
- a CDS encoding decaprenyl diphosphate synthase, with translation MTSSRRGAERKKSQFPQLDPPADDYPTFPDKSSWPVVFPDLPRNTNGRFARPPQHTSKAAAPKIPADQVPQHVAVVMDGNGRWATQRGLGRTEGHKMGEAVLIDITCGAIEIGIKHLTVYAFSTENWKRSTEEVRFLMGFNREVVKRRRENLNDMGVRMRWVGSRPRMWRSVSKEFDIAEEMTVDNDVITINYCVNYGGRTEIVEAARQLAQEAVDGTVNPSRISEAAFAKHLHRPDIPDVDLFIRTSGEQRASNFLLWQSAYAEYVFQDKLWPDYDRRDLWAACEEYVSRNRRFGRAE, from the coding sequence GTGACCAGCTCGCGGCGGGGAGCTGAGCGCAAGAAGTCGCAATTCCCGCAGCTCGACCCACCTGCCGACGACTATCCGACCTTCCCCGACAAGTCGTCGTGGCCGGTAGTTTTTCCCGACCTGCCACGCAACACCAATGGCAGGTTCGCCCGTCCGCCGCAGCACACCAGTAAGGCCGCCGCACCCAAGATTCCCGCCGATCAGGTACCCCAGCACGTCGCGGTGGTGATGGACGGTAACGGCCGCTGGGCCACCCAGCGCGGGCTCGGCCGCACCGAGGGTCACAAGATGGGCGAGGCCGTGCTCATCGACATCACCTGCGGGGCCATCGAGATCGGCATCAAACACCTGACGGTGTACGCATTCTCCACCGAGAACTGGAAACGCAGCACCGAAGAGGTGCGCTTCCTGATGGGGTTCAACCGCGAGGTGGTCAAGCGCCGCCGCGAGAACCTCAACGACATGGGCGTGCGCATGCGCTGGGTCGGGTCCCGGCCGCGGATGTGGCGCAGCGTGAGCAAGGAATTCGACATCGCCGAGGAGATGACGGTCGACAACGACGTCATCACCATCAACTACTGCGTCAACTACGGCGGGCGGACCGAGATCGTCGAGGCTGCGCGTCAGCTCGCGCAGGAGGCCGTCGACGGCACGGTGAACCCGAGCCGGATCAGCGAGGCGGCGTTCGCCAAACACCTGCACCGGCCCGACATCCCCGATGTGGACCTGTTCATCCGGACGTCGGGGGAGCAGCGGGCGAGCAACTTTCTGCTGTGGCAGTCGGCCTACGCCGAATACGTCTTCCAGGACAAGCTGTGGCCGGACTACGACCGGCGTGACCTGTGGGCGGCGTGCGAGGAGTACGTGAGCCGCAACCGGCGCTTCGGCAGAGCCGAATGA
- a CDS encoding Fur family transcriptional regulator produces the protein MSPAQVRSTRQRAAIAQLLDRLDEFRSAQELHDALKQRGEGIGLTTVYRTLQSMAEAGLVDTLRTDTGESVYRRCSTDHHHHLVCRACGATVEIQGGQVETWAAEVAREHGFSEVSHTIEIFGVCGDCAAGSGR, from the coding sequence GTGAGCCCGGCCCAGGTTCGCTCCACCAGGCAGCGGGCCGCGATCGCCCAACTGCTCGACCGACTCGACGAATTCCGCTCAGCCCAGGAACTGCACGATGCGCTGAAACAGCGCGGGGAGGGCATCGGGCTGACGACGGTGTACCGCACCCTGCAGTCGATGGCGGAAGCCGGCCTGGTCGACACCCTGCGCACCGATACCGGCGAGTCGGTGTACCGACGCTGCTCGACCGACCACCACCATCACCTGGTGTGCCGGGCGTGTGGTGCCACCGTCGAGATCCAGGGCGGACAGGTGGAGACGTGGGCCGCCGAAGTCGCCCGCGAACACGGGTTCTCCGAGGTCAGCCACACCATCGAGATCTTCGGGGTGTGCGGCGACTGCGCGGCCGGGTCAGGACGTTAG
- a CDS encoding ArsR/SmtB family transcription factor: MKIVSTTAESESAHQHGSSPLPELPAREVLDTAGELLRALAAPVRIAIVLQLQHSARCVHELVDVLGVPQPLVSQHLRILKQAGVVASERSGREVLYRLVDAHLVHIVTDAVAHAGEDTR; encoded by the coding sequence ATGAAAATCGTTTCCACCACCGCGGAATCGGAATCCGCCCACCAGCACGGCTCGTCACCGCTGCCGGAGCTGCCGGCGCGCGAGGTCCTCGACACCGCCGGTGAGCTGCTGCGGGCGCTGGCCGCGCCGGTGCGCATCGCTATCGTGTTGCAGCTGCAGCATTCTGCGCGCTGCGTGCATGAGCTCGTCGATGTGCTGGGCGTACCGCAACCCCTGGTCAGCCAGCACCTGCGGATCCTGAAGCAGGCCGGCGTGGTGGCCAGCGAGCGGTCGGGCCGCGAGGTGCTCTACCGGCTCGTCGACGCGCATCTGGTGCACATCGTCACCGACGCCGTCGCACACGCCGGTGAGGACACCCGGTGA
- a CDS encoding glycine--tRNA ligase, producing MASIIDTVANLAKRRGLVFQSGEIYGGTKSAWDYGPLGVELKENIKRQWWRSVVTGRDDVVGLDSAIILPRQVWVASGHVEVFNDPLVECLNCHKRQRQDHMQEAYAEKKGVSDPDSVPMSDITCPDCGTKGQWTEPRDFNMMLKTYLGPIETEEGLHYLRPETAQGIFVNFANVVTTARKKPPFGIGQIGKSFRNEITPGNFIFRTREFEQMEMEFFVEPSTAKEWHQYWIDTRLQWYVDLGIDRDNLRLYEHPKDKLSHYSDRTVDIEYKFGFAGNPWGELEGVANRTDFDLSTHSKHSGTDLSFYDQATESRFTPYVIEPAAGLTRSLMAFLVDAYTEDEAPNAKGGVDKRTVLRLDPRLSPVKAAVLPLSRHADLSPKARDLAAELRKNWNVEFDDAGAIGRRYRRQDEIGTPYCITVDFDSLDDHAVTIRERDTMTQDRVGIDAVSDYLAVRLKGA from the coding sequence GTGGCATCCATCATCGACACCGTTGCGAACCTGGCGAAACGCCGTGGACTGGTCTTCCAATCCGGCGAGATCTACGGCGGCACGAAGTCGGCGTGGGACTACGGGCCGCTCGGGGTGGAACTCAAGGAGAACATCAAGCGTCAGTGGTGGCGGTCGGTGGTCACCGGCCGTGACGACGTCGTGGGCCTCGACAGCGCGATCATCCTGCCGCGCCAGGTGTGGGTGGCCTCCGGGCATGTCGAGGTGTTCAACGACCCGCTCGTCGAATGCCTGAACTGTCACAAGCGGCAACGGCAGGACCACATGCAGGAGGCGTACGCGGAGAAGAAAGGTGTCAGCGACCCGGACTCCGTGCCGATGAGCGACATCACCTGCCCGGACTGCGGCACCAAGGGCCAGTGGACCGAACCGCGCGACTTCAACATGATGCTCAAGACCTACCTCGGCCCGATCGAGACCGAGGAGGGGTTGCACTACCTGCGCCCCGAGACCGCGCAGGGCATCTTCGTCAACTTCGCGAACGTGGTGACCACGGCACGCAAGAAGCCGCCGTTCGGAATCGGCCAGATCGGCAAGAGCTTCCGCAACGAGATCACGCCCGGCAACTTCATCTTCCGCACCCGCGAGTTCGAGCAGATGGAGATGGAGTTCTTCGTCGAACCGTCTACCGCCAAGGAGTGGCATCAGTACTGGATCGACACCCGGCTGCAGTGGTACGTCGACCTCGGGATCGACCGCGACAACCTGCGCCTCTACGAACACCCGAAGGACAAGCTGTCGCACTACTCGGATCGCACGGTCGACATCGAGTACAAATTCGGCTTCGCCGGCAACCCGTGGGGTGAGCTCGAGGGGGTGGCCAACCGCACCGACTTCGACCTGTCCACACATTCGAAGCACTCCGGCACCGACCTGTCGTTCTACGACCAGGCCACCGAAAGCCGCTTCACGCCGTACGTGATCGAGCCCGCGGCGGGGTTGACCAGGTCCCTGATGGCCTTCCTGGTCGACGCCTACACCGAGGACGAGGCGCCCAACGCCAAGGGGGGTGTCGACAAGCGCACGGTGCTGCGCCTCGACCCGCGGCTGTCGCCGGTCAAGGCGGCCGTGCTGCCGCTGTCGCGCCACGCCGACCTGTCACCGAAGGCGCGTGACCTGGCCGCGGAGCTGCGCAAGAACTGGAACGTCGAATTCGACGATGCCGGCGCGATCGGCAGGCGCTACCGCCGCCAAGACGAGATCGGCACGCCGTACTGCATCACGGTCGATTTCGACTCGCTCGACGACCACGCCGTGACCATCCGCGAGCGCGACACGATGACGCAGGACCGCGTGGGGATCGACGCGGTCAGCGACTACCTCGCGGTGCGGCTCAAGGGCGCCTAG
- a CDS encoding TPM domain-containing protein: protein MRLTRLLAPLATLMTAGVLLAPVTAAEPPFRLPGYVTDQAGALSAAQRGQVQSAVDRLYDDRKIRLWVVFVDDFSGQGAVNWARSTMQISDLGSYDALLAVATVDRAYALQVPPSVSDLTAAEVDEVRRDEVEPALRSGDWAAGAVAAADGLNNAAAPGGGIAWGGLLIALGVIAVGVLLLWVWAQRRRRKRRAAEIAAARRVDPSDANALASVSLDALDELSKSIVVEVDNAVRTSSNELALAVEEFGDERTEPFTRAVDNAKEALAQAFSVRHQLDDAIPETPTQRRELLTRVIVSAAKADRELDAQTEAFETLRELVINAPSRLDGLTQRVVDITARIEPSQQKLTALHAEFDTAALSSVAGNVDAARELLTFADQNITRGRELAARPVAGQQSDLVDSVRAAESALSQAGSLLDAVDSAAGDIRRAAARLPAVIEDTQSGIRQAGELLAGGNVPQGAQLETARDAASQAVAEAQRSGATDPLGAFTHLTKADADLDRLLAAVEEQREAADRLNRALEEALFVARSRVRSVSDFIDTRRGSIGPEARTRLAEAVRQISAADAKRSTNPSEAIAHANGAAMLAAQAQQLANTDVQYAQQAYTGRYGGGGGGNMGAMIGGILIGNVLSGGFGGGGFGGGGFGPGSFGGSGGGGGGMLGGGGRF from the coding sequence ATGCGCCTCACGCGACTGCTCGCCCCGCTGGCCACGCTGATGACGGCGGGCGTCCTGCTCGCGCCGGTCACCGCCGCGGAGCCGCCGTTCCGGCTGCCCGGGTACGTCACCGATCAGGCCGGTGCGTTGTCCGCGGCGCAGCGGGGCCAGGTCCAATCGGCGGTGGATCGCCTCTACGACGACCGCAAGATCCGGCTGTGGGTGGTGTTCGTCGACGACTTCTCCGGTCAGGGTGCGGTCAACTGGGCGCGCAGCACCATGCAGATCAGCGATCTGGGTAGCTACGACGCGCTGTTGGCCGTGGCGACCGTCGACCGGGCCTACGCACTGCAGGTCCCCCCCTCGGTGTCGGACCTGACCGCCGCGGAGGTCGACGAGGTGCGTCGCGACGAGGTGGAACCCGCGCTGCGGAGCGGCGACTGGGCGGCCGGCGCAGTGGCGGCCGCCGACGGACTGAACAACGCGGCCGCGCCCGGCGGCGGGATCGCCTGGGGCGGGCTGCTGATCGCCCTGGGTGTCATCGCCGTCGGCGTGCTCCTGCTCTGGGTGTGGGCGCAGCGACGGCGCCGCAAGCGCCGCGCCGCCGAGATCGCCGCGGCGCGACGGGTGGACCCCAGCGATGCGAACGCGTTGGCGTCGGTCTCGCTCGACGCCCTCGACGAACTGTCCAAATCGATCGTGGTCGAGGTCGACAACGCGGTGCGCACCAGCAGCAACGAACTCGCGCTGGCCGTCGAGGAGTTCGGCGACGAGCGCACCGAACCGTTCACCCGCGCGGTCGACAACGCCAAAGAGGCGCTGGCGCAGGCGTTCAGCGTGCGCCACCAGCTCGACGACGCGATCCCCGAGACCCCCACTCAGCGCCGCGAGCTGTTGACCCGCGTGATCGTCTCCGCCGCGAAGGCCGACCGGGAGCTCGACGCGCAGACCGAGGCCTTCGAGACGCTGCGGGAGCTCGTCATCAACGCGCCGTCGCGGCTGGATGGGCTGACCCAGCGGGTCGTCGACATCACCGCCCGCATCGAACCGTCCCAGCAGAAGCTGACCGCGCTGCACGCCGAGTTCGACACTGCCGCTTTGTCGTCGGTGGCGGGCAACGTCGATGCGGCCAGGGAACTGCTGACCTTCGCCGACCAGAACATCACCCGCGGCCGGGAATTGGCCGCCCGGCCGGTGGCCGGTCAGCAGTCCGATCTGGTCGACTCGGTGCGGGCGGCGGAATCCGCGCTGAGCCAAGCCGGTTCGCTGCTCGACGCCGTCGACAGCGCCGCCGGCGACATCCGGCGAGCGGCCGCGCGGCTGCCCGCGGTGATCGAGGACACCCAGTCCGGTATCCGCCAGGCCGGTGAGCTGCTGGCCGGCGGAAACGTGCCGCAGGGCGCACAGCTCGAAACCGCCCGGGACGCCGCGTCGCAGGCTGTCGCCGAGGCGCAGCGGTCCGGCGCCACCGACCCGCTCGGCGCCTTCACCCACCTGACCAAGGCCGATGCCGACCTCGACCGGCTGCTCGCCGCCGTTGAAGAACAACGCGAAGCCGCCGACCGGCTCAACCGCGCGCTCGAGGAGGCGCTGTTCGTGGCCCGGTCACGGGTGCGTTCGGTGTCCGATTTCATCGACACCCGCAGGGGCAGCATCGGACCCGAAGCCAGAACCCGGCTGGCCGAGGCGGTCCGTCAGATCAGCGCCGCGGACGCCAAGCGTTCGACCAACCCGTCCGAGGCGATCGCGCACGCGAACGGGGCGGCGATGCTGGCCGCTCAGGCGCAGCAGCTCGCCAACACCGATGTCCAGTACGCGCAGCAGGCGTACACGGGCCGCTACGGCGGCGGCGGTGGAGGGAACATGGGCGCGATGATCGGCGGGATCCTGATCGGCAACGTCCTCAGCGGCGGGTTCGGTGGCGGCGGCTTCGGCGGTGGCGGCTTCGGGCCGGGATCCTTCGGCGGATCCGGTGGCGGGGGCGGCGGGATGCTCGGCGGCGGCGGCCGGTTCTAG